The Sparus aurata chromosome 12, fSpaAur1.1, whole genome shotgun sequence sequence ttTGGTCCACCATTATTCTTcatattcttattcttattaaTATATGtattcttattgtttttattattactaatgtattataataataataacaataataatgataataatgataataataataataataataatattattattattattatcatatttgaTATAACCACAGAAAAACACTAAAGAATGTGTCATCGCTGCTCGGTGGACAGTAGACCGGAAGTAGGCTATTCCTTTGGCTGCTGTTGACGGAACACAGGCGTGAGAGGAGCCGGAGACGATATAACGGGAGGCTGAACATCGGATTCTCCGCAAACAAACAAGTTTGtattttgtgatgttttaatCCAGTCAGTTTCGTCATCGGTCAGATACCGAGAGATATTTGATGAGGATTAAACTGAGACGATGAGCTTCTCCCATCCTCACAGGCGGCTGTCAGATTCACCCCGGACTTGATCCTGACGATCTAAAGCGAGTCgttgttttaaaatgatcagAATTTCCGAAGGCTTGTACACTCATGTTAATATCGTGTTCGACGGGTTTGTCTCTTGAGGCTGTGCTGGCCTCACATTGATCAGCGGCCAAGATGGACCTGGCCTGTCGTTCCCTCTAACAGCCATCTTTTCTATGGGACGTTATCTTTCATGCAGCTTCAAATGAGTCGAAAGCTTATTAGCAGCTACATCGCTGAcatcatggtgtgtgtgtgtgtgtgtgaagcctgAGATGTAAAGCCTGTGCTTGCAGCGGTAGCGGCCCTTCTCTCCTCACTCTGTATGGCCCGGTTCAGCTGCGCCATGCGTCCATGCGCACTCTACTGCGGCTTCTAGTCGCTGTCGTCTGTGTGCTCTGCCATCCACACTGTGGTTTAAATATGACAGCATTTCAAATAAAGACAACGGTAAAATACTATAATAAATGTTTAGAtaatataacatttaattattaaaTCAACCCGCGCCCTGTTTAGTTTAGTAGCTTGTTATTTGATTTAATCTGTGGAGTTCATGTCattgaacataaaaaaaactgctgtctGTTAGGCCCTGCGCAAGGTCCGCTGAGTCCACTGTCAGCACTGTGCTTCGGTAAATGATGACAGTGGTGCCTGACAGTTTCTGGTGCAGTTTTATGGAGGTTGTTCTTATGCACATGtgcacaacaacaaaatgactAGGCCTATTAATTATTGAGTGCGTAGACGAATTAATTCAGGCTCAAGCCCCTTAAGGACAGAACCCTATAGTGAcccagtttattattattattattattattattattattattattattattattgttgttactattgttgttattattgttattattgttgttatgcCGTGGCTCAAATTGTCCTGAGCTGGGATGACCTAGAAACGTGTAACAATAACTGGAAGTTATGTGCTTTAATATGAGACCGGTTGGCTAGATGGCAGTGCTGTAATAAAGGCCCCACTCTACCATATTTGAAAAGCCACGCCCATCGCAAACTAAGCGTGATTGATACAAAATGTGACACAGAAGTGCAACTCTATGTATTCTGCACAAAATGCATCTTGGGACTATAAATGTCTACATCATCGATTATCTGCCATAGATAGTAAAATGACATTTCAGTTAAAGCATGGGCTATCCTGGTCACATCGGCCGCTGCACTATGCACTGTTCATTCATCTGTATGATACTATTTAAAAGTCATactcctgctgcagcttcttcCTTTATGCTGCTCTGAACAGTCATGCTGAGGTGTGGCTCCAGCAGACCTGGGAGTGGCTGACCACCTTGCCTGCCAGAGGTTACAAAaataatatcattatttttctgatCAAACTGTCAAAGCAAAGTGTTGCCCTTTGAACTTTTACTGACaaaaaatggataaataaaatcaaatgaaagGAACAATAATTAATTCACGTTTTAATAATCTGTGCCAAATCTTTAAGGTCAAAGGCCATGTGACATTCtggatgtctttttttctcttgacatgtaaaaaacaaacatgaattcAAATATCAAATTGTTGTACCTCTCCTAGAGACATACCTTTGTAGCTGAGATAGAGGCCACgttcacatttttacatatatgCCATAGCTAAGTGTAATCTGTATGCCTGTTCTTGATTTTTGACCAGCCTTCTGTATATATAATTTACTTTGTAGCCAGACGGTGTGAATCTATGTCTATCTTTGTAAGTGGACTGCTTTggtttttctttggttttctttATTGCTTCTTCAATGGAAATGGActtagcagaataaaaaaagatagtGATCATACTTTGTGAATTACTCATTAATCTTAAAGGGAAAATTAGAACTGACCCAGAAGTTTAGTAGGGAGGAGGTCTTCAGAAGTTATGGCAGTTTGTATTGTATAACTGCTGTATTACAAGAGTAATGCAAGGTGTGTTTTTTCTCTATCTTTTATCAATCAGGAGATGTCTATAAGGATGGAAATGGATATAAGTGGAGTGTCCAGGGCGCACGTCTCCATTCTTCCTGCAGCTGAGATCAAAGCTTCATTGAAACCAGAAGCAGAAAGACCTCGCTGTGCCAGCACCCCGTGTTCCCCCATCAGAGGTACTGTTGCGGGATACCAGATCCTCCACATGGACTCAAACTATCTAGTAGGATTCACCACTGGTGAGGAGCTGCTCAAGCTGGCCCACCAGTGGTCAGAGGGCACTCCAGAGAAGGGCTCTGTGGCAGAGGCCATGACTAGCACCATCCAGAGCACTGTTCCCAAGTCTGTGGACTTGGGTATCCACCGGTCTTCACGAATCTTTAAAGGCAAAAGTCGCTACTACCAACCGTATGACATTCCTGCTGCCAATGGGAGGAGACGGAGGCGTATGCCCAGCTCGAGTGACACCTTCCTTAGGTCCCTGACCCACTTGGAGCCAGGAAGGAGTCTGCATGCACCATTACCACTGTGTCTGCTTAAGGGGAAGAGGGCCCAGTCCAAGTCTCTGGACTACCTTAATCTGGACAAAATAAGTATCAAAGAGTCATCAGACACTGAGGTGTTACAGTACCAACTGCAGCATCTCACCCTGCGAGGGGAGCGCATGTTTACCAGAAACAAGACATGAAAGTCTGGTGGAAGGCCTTTTTTATGCGTCTTTCACCCCTTGGGGATTTAGGTGCTATTTCCAGCTTGGTTTCTTTCTACTCAGATTAGAAACAGATCTTAAAGAAGACAGTCTGATAAACTTGTTATATTATTAACTTGGGGTTTTACCTTGTACTGTACACATAATGTTGTGAAGAAAATCCTTAACTACTCCTCTAATGTTACGAGGGTatggaggtaaaaaaaaaaaaaaaaagtgaactgTAGGAATTTAGCAATAACTGGTGAACCTATTTATTGACAGTGACGTGTGTACTGGTATGGCGATGCACTGATATATCAGTTTACAGCTGATAAAAGCACACATACTGTATCGGCTTTAAAATGCACCACCGCTATCAGTCCAATAATAGTTTTGCTGCTTATCTGTGAGGAGATTTGTTGGTGGAAGTTTTGTCATGTTATGGCACTGCTTACAACTGTCACATTAGAAAGGTAATACATTTATTATCCTACTACATgtaatttattgatttattgctTTTTTGTTGTATTCAGTCAATATGAATATGTTTTTCAACCAAACCATTTACCACAAGCTGGCCATGGGTAAAACAGCTTAGTGATACTTCATTCAAAGTCTGTTAATGACAGGATAGGTAGAGATGTGTGCATTAAGTCCATCTCAACAGAATACTCAAATGCCGTGTGTACATTCAAAGAGTTAAGTGTATCAATACCTCTGCCAATAATGGTGATACAATGATCCCTCACTATTTACAATctattaaagtatttttttgtggCATTATAACCTTTTCTCAATAGCTGGTGTTAGAGGAgtcagagagaaggaggagggatgaTAGGCCTCCGACTTGACTTAAACAAAGGACCTCTTGATGACATTGTGAGTTCCTTATACCACTTGTCACCTGGACGCCCCAAATGATCCCTTCTTAATGTGACTGCGTTGTAGAAGGTGGAATCCATGTTCCAGTTGATTAACTGCTGTTTGAGCGAGGGCTGCTGATTTGCCCTCTCTTACAGATTGTTTGATGGGGAGAATCACTTCAATGCCAGAACTGACAGGATGAATAACCATCAGTTATCAACCTACATGCATATTGCATATTGTATTAAGATAGATTTGGGGGGGTTGGGAATGTATCAGTCTTCAAGTGCAGCAACTTTCAATCAGCTTGAATTCATGTTGGTATCACTAGGAACCAGTatgaagaggattagggccactaatatttaataatacagatttttctcagattcagatttctgactttaatctcagactTCTGAAAGAGAAATCAGACCTCAGAtcccattttcattttttttaagtgtccCTTATCCTCTTTCATGGGTCAGTTTATATGGTCGCagataagaaaacatttaaaccacTCCTGCAGTGTCACCTACTTCAGATGGGGAATGAAATAATTCCCACACAACCCAGAAAGATAAAAAGAGTATCACTTCAGTCTTTTCTTGCATCTGTTTTTAGTCATTGTTGGCAGATAGGGTTGCGACTATATTGGGGTTAGAAAACCATACTGATGAACAGCATAGAGCTGTATGTTTTTGACTGCCTGTATGTTCCCCATCCACCTGGTAATGGGTGTGTAGTTTTCTGCACCTGATTGCACTGTTAGACATCTACTGCAGACTATCTTTTAAAATATCAGTACACTATGATATTGTCACCACAATTGCATAAGTTAAATGTTAACACTAAACTCTGGTTGCCTCATATAAACACTACAGTATTGTACATAAGCAAAGCCAAGTGAACACTTAAGTTCTATAAAAAGAATCTGTACATCCCTTGAGTTTTTGCACAACAAAAACTGCtttgaagaaaataataatttctttgtctctcagatcttctgtgttttttattacaCTAAAGCAATAGGAAAGTATTTTTTCGTTTTCAACACTTGACGCCtatatgttgattttttttatgtgactgTCGCATCTTATAAACTGTTCAGTTAAAGAAAATGAAGCAATCTcagtaacatttctgcaaactgtGTTTTACTTTGAGCCCATTCATCCCAGTGATCCCAGGTCAGATCTACGGGGGGAGTCAGCGTTCATTTCTGTCTTACCTGGGAATTACCAGAGACAGAAATGTTTAACTGTTTACAATGAAATAAGGAAGTGCTTCATGTATGTGATAGCTGATCCGACAAATCCTCTTtggtggagcaggtgaaagTACAAAGAAACCAGATCCAGGAAGTTGGAAGGGTGAAGACAACTATGGGAAAAAGGCATTCTGTCTTGAAGTGAATAATAATATCATGACTTTGGTTTTTAGGAATATTGGCAATCACGCAGATCAACACATACTTAATGTACATCTTCATCAGGTTCTGGCAAACACATATTCAGTCTGAAGTATATCCCAGCCATGGGTGGCATTCTGCAAACACatgaaaactaattaaaaaaggATAACTCATAAAGTTGCTAAAAGTCTAGCATGGAAATTGAATATACAATAAAGCATATTACAACCATTTGTCCATtccccaaaataaaatcaattagACACACTGTCAATTGATAGTGTTTCAATAAAGAAAAGACATGTGTGAACAAGTGAAAAGTTAGATATATAAGAGACTTGCAATTAAACAACAAATATCTATGTGCTTTTGTATCAAAAGAAGAAGCAATAATTAGATAAACATATCCTACTTCTACTACAAAGAATTGAAGCAACACTAGAGTCTATTTGAAATCAAAATTGGCTTGTAAAAGGGCTGGATAAGCACATCCAATCATTGCcatacaaaagaaaatcatgtgAAGTGAGTGACATTAAgatattaaaacattaaaatacatgaattaTTCATAGtcattaatcattaaatgtacCTCACATCTCCTGAAACTACAGTTTGGTTCCTCAAATCTCtaaattaaaaactgaaaaccaaAATAGGCTCCAGTAGTACTGTACATACAGCACGTTTGCTGTCGATTGCCATTGTGCTAACCCTAGTACAATACTGTGAATATGTCGAATAATAAGTGCTGCATTGACACAATAATTGTTCAGAATAGGATACAATGCATATTTGTCTTTCCAGTCAGCTCATATTGGGCTAAACTCACAACCTGCTACCCAGAGTCATACTGAAACTGCAACATTGGTCGAGTTGCACCGATTTCATAGAAAATATTGGCTcacctccctcttcctctcagtTCTCCATGATGTTCCACTTTTCCTCCCAACAGAGCAGTCACCTGAGGCCTCTTTCATGCTCTGACAGGTCACTGAAGTAATGCATCAGTTTTGAACAGGTGAGAATTGAGTGAAACTGACTGGTGCCTGGAAAGTGGCATTCTTCAGGCCAGTGTTTTTTCCGGTGAGCAAGTGTGTAAATTAATGTGATTTGCGTTTGGAGTTTTAGATTTGAGAGAAAACTCTATTGTACTTAGAGTTTGGAAGTCTGGAGTTTAGTTTTGGGCTTTGAGTTTTCAGCATGGTTCCAGTTTTTATGTGTAAGCAATGCAGAAAAactaatgtatgtgtgtgtgtagtgacaGAGCAGGACACCCTTGAGGTCATATATAACTACTCTAACTCTAGAGGTGGCTggtagggtgtgtgtgtgtgtgtgtgtttgccagaCCCTGCTGAAGAACTGGAGTTGATATGTGTGTTAATATGTCTTCTGGCTGGGGACAAAGGGCTTTGTTACTGTTTTTCATGGTTGTCTACACTGCTCACTGACACAGGACTTCCTGGATTCATTTGGTTTTTGTTGGCTTAGATATTACAtactttttttcacttcattatgcaTAGGATGAAAGTCTTTCCTCTTTAGACAACGTACTTTTTTGAAAATACTTTACACGCTATACATTTTTTGAAGTCaatgttttcataaaaaatGTGCGTATGTGATGTAATGATTcaaatcatcattatcatcaacCACAAGCTCTCTAAGCTTGTTTCTGAGTGTGATATCTGGCAGTGAATGTTAGATATATTACCCTTAGCCACTGTTTTGAATCGTAAAGGATGGTTCACATTTCCAggtatatttttaaaaaacactcacgTGCTCACATGTGCACTAACAAAGTTATTGGGCAACATCACTCATTCTGCTCATGATCGCTGGGAGATGATCACTTTGTCACACATTTCTAATAAAAGTGATGGAAGACTCAATCCATAGTCCACACACTGAACAAACAGTTTTTTAAGTAATGGATATAGAATGAGTCTTGGTCAGAACAAGTGGGTATCATGTCTTTCTAATGTGAAAttcctcttcttttccccctgcacactgtttcctctctggtctgctggagagagagagtaacACAAAGAGGGACACTGGTAGTAAAAAGACTGTCACCTTGGATGCTACTCTCTTCATCTCTCACTGCAGTAGTGTAGCTTTAGCTTTTGTGAAGTAGATTTTGTGTACCAGCACTTAGGTTGGAATCACACTTGGAAGACTTGGAAGGGATCTATCTTCACAGCCAGCTGCAAAGAATAATAATTACATAGAAATGAAGTTTATTGAGTCAGGATAAGATTCGATTTATTTGGCTAACACACTGATGCATTACTATCTGTTATGCAGTGAGTAAAAGCAGTATCAAAAGCATTATCGCACATTTATAGTCTGAATGAGTTTACAGTGTAGCAGGAAAACAGAATCAGTATAAAAGCATAGAAAAGTCAGTATTACATAACAAGAATTCAAAACAATTCCCAACAAAGCATGTATGAGATGCTCTCTCAGAACCACCATGAATATTAGAGGGCAATGAGTGCACAAGTTGATGGAGAAATCAATGACATCAgtatttttattgttgttagTCAAGTTTGGTTAATAATTTAAAATCATGCAGCACTGTTAGCACATTAAAGCTTGTTACATACCAAACATGTGACTCAAGTAATTTGGTCCAGTTCTCAATCAAGTCCCAAGTCCTTTTTTCACAAGCAAGTTAAGTCAATTCAAGTCAGTAGGTCCTTAGATCAGGTCAAGTCTAGTCTCAATTCAGTAAATCCTCATCCCAATACTGCAGTCTAATCTGCAGTTTCGAGTCTCAAAGAGTAGAAAAAATTATCGAATTTGAATggtaattattgatattttgttAAATACGTGTAAttaaacgaaaaaaaaaacaaaaaacaagctgttattgcttgtttttttcGTAATTTCTTCTCGGTCACTTTTACACAGAGAAATACTGACTGCCAGACTTAAAAAACCTACAAAACTAAACGTATAATATAAAATTAACACAGACAAGTCATTTGAGTTATCATGTCACTAACATCCAACAAACCCAAATGTCCCAAACAGTCCATGACATCGTTTCAGCCATTCGTTGCTCTTTTCGTCAATGAAATACACTCAGTAAAAAAACTCTCCATATCTGATATAAATGATGCTGTAGCAGCTATGCTAAAGTCTTTAGGAGCAGCCATTAGCATTTACAGACATTCACTTCTCAGACTGGCCATCACACTCACACCTAAACCACGCCTGCAGTTGCTAGAGGTTCCTCATAGGACACTGATTGGTCTGAACCACTGTGGTTCAACCACAAGTGCATAACCTGAAGCCTGGCAAGAAGGACTCATAAGATTGCCTTATCACCTGATCTTGTGAATCCAGTTGATTTGCAGAGTAAAAATCTTCCTGAGTGATATCGTCCTCTTTGACAAACTGACAGCACAGGGAACAGAGGGCAAACAGGAGATTCATCCAGTGATCCGCAGGGTGAGGTAGGCTGCTGTCAGTATTCACAGAGTACACTGCCTCACATTCTGGTCTCCTCTGGTGGTTGATCCAGGTAGTCTCGAAGGGCCTGATGTAAAGGCAGCCATTTCTTTATTGAAGCTTTGATAGCTATGATCCATCTGTAAAGAACATTGGAAACAtcaacatgacaacaactgcTATTATTGTCTTCAACTGGCATTTTCCTCAGTCACTGGAGTGAAATGTGTCCAACCAAATCAAATCCCACCCCTCCCTTCAGGCCTCCATCCAAAGTCGGTCCACTGAAACACATGCACCACCTGACTACACCAGCTTCCCCATAGCTCTGGCTGGAAAGCGGAGAGATGTGTGTGGATAGCTAGTTCACTATGTTTAACAAGCTCTCTTAGCTCTTTTAGTCTAATAAAAACATAGATCAACAACTCAACAAACAATCATATAAACACAAGCCATCACAAACAGATCTCAGTCTGAAAAGGCAACCCAGCACAGCAGGCGGTCCTTACTGATgcaggtgtgtgctttgtgccaAGTGGGTCAGCCAATCATTGTCAACCGTATCCAACTACCTCATGTCTCATTCACGTGTTAGAAATCACGCAACAATATGATCATCAACGTAAACGAACATAGCTAGTTGGGAAATTTAGCCATTCTTGTACTACTAACTTGCTTAGCCTGAGCAATATATCTGTGCTGAACTTAAGAAAACCAAGTCTTCAAAAAAACTTTTCAGTTTGATTAAACTTTGGAGCTCTCTGATCAAAGAATAAGTCAAAATTGAGGTATTGAGGTTCAATACCAAGCCTAAAACACAATGTGTAGGTAGATTTTAATTCCATTGTTTTCCATAACTTTGGGGGATACTTGGGGAAAccttatttatgtttttaccATGAAGTGGGCCATGTTCAATCTCATCAAATGGTAAAATGTGAACATCAGAAATGTAGTCAGAAGCTTCATaagtactgagagctgaacatagatgattttaaaaacaggGCTTTCTCTCTTGTCACCTGGAAAATCAGATGTATTGAACCAATCGTGTTATTGCAAGAACATGACAGGTTTGTGCAAGGTGGCCACAAAGGaccacaacagtgcaggtcagcCAAGTTATCCTACAGAATACAGAGTACAGTTAAAATGCAAGGGAAAAACCTTGCCCCACATTCTCACAAATTCTTAGAAACTAATGTCTAGAATAGATCCCAGATATAAATCCCTTCCTCACCGTTTGTTCTCATTAGGATTTTCAGCACAGAGGTAAAAAGTCTTGAACTCATCAGACGGAGGTTTCAGCTCAATTGTGGACTTCTTGGATCCATAGGGCTGCTCTCTCACCATGTACCCTTGAAGGTATATCCCACCTGAAGACATAGATGACAATGTGAACTAATCGTTTTTTAACAATCAATAAACTATATAACATAATATACTGTAACTTGGAGTTTTAGCATGTCTTCACTAATATTATCATGATGAAGGTTCAGTGAATAATTGGTTGAATATCTAAAGGATGGTGGCATGTGAGGCAGTTAGtaagcatatatttacaaaaatcaatgcAGTTTATGAGatcaaacatgaaatatattgtTTCTGTACTGTATTCTATTGAGTAGATGTCCAAACAGTTATTAAATTCACATatcaaaatcacattttgtgtAAAGCAAAATGTCTAAACTTTTTGGGAATCAAAGTCGTGTTTGCAACTGGAAAATGCATTTCCTGCCAAACATTCAATGTGAATGCTTAAAGGCCTATTGCTGGAATTGTAGAAAATGCAATGCACTGCCTTACCAATAATCAGAATTTAACTGCTGATCTAACGGTTCAGTGTAGATGAGCTTTATGCTCTAACCACTTGGCCACTAAGCAGGACATCTATGTGTATGTCAGTATGTGTGTATAAAAGTTTAATAAAAGTCATAATGTATGAAACATGtgatttcttttcctcttcatgGCTTTATTGTGATGGGACAAGTAAGAGAGGAAATGGAAAGCGAGAgtggggatgacatgcagctatTAGCAACAGGGTGGATTCAAATCATGGGCCAATGTGGTGAGGACACATAGACCCACAATCTACCAAATCAGCTTCTGGGGCACTTGTGAGATATTGattatgtgagtgtgtgtcaaaCTGACAAAGAGAGTCTGAATGCTGctgtagtagcagtagtagtagtagtattggcaaaataaaaactgtagcAGTGGAAATAGTGGTAGTAGCAGTATCCAAAGTAAAGCTTGTACTAATAGCCAGTGGCAGGATTTGAACTGGAAAGTTGTGATAATGAGCTATGAGAAACAAGAAagcttatatatatattatttaataagaaacatgaaaaaaatattatattgaaAAAGTGCATGTGGTGAAAACAAGTTGAGTAGCAGCACACTTGTCCTAACAGAGCTAAACAgtgatatttgaatggtaatgCAAAGCATAGCTGAAATGTGCCAAAAGACAAAGGAAACTGGAATAATGATAACAGCGATTCAAATATTTCTGTGTGAATGCTTCAGCACTAGACATTGTTCATTGTTCAACCATTCAAATTACAAACAGAATTTCATCTATGGTTATTATGGGATATGGAATGAGTTGCTCAGCTATCCCACTTAAATTATGTGGATTATGTTCATATATGATTTGATATTGAACTGTATTTTATCCAATTATTAAGCTTTGTTCACTATGTTCAAATTATTACTT is a genomic window containing:
- the macir gene encoding macrophage immunometabolism regulator, giving the protein MSIRMEMDISGVSRAHVSILPAAEIKASLKPEAERPRCASTPCSPIRGTVAGYQILHMDSNYLVGFTTGEELLKLAHQWSEGTPEKGSVAEAMTSTIQSTVPKSVDLGIHRSSRIFKGKSRYYQPYDIPAANGRRRRRMPSSSDTFLRSLTHLEPGRSLHAPLPLCLLKGKRAQSKSLDYLNLDKISIKESSDTEVLQYQLQHLTLRGERMFTRNKT